GGCTTGAAACTCTTTAAAAATAGAATAATTGGCAGATTGCGTATCAGTTGCAGAGCCTTTGCGACGTTTCCACTCCACATCAAATTTCGCTAAGTTTTCATGAATATTTTTTGACTTAAGTTCTAAAGTAAATCGCCACTTTTTGCGTCCCTGTTTGCTGATGCGATCTACCAAAATACCTAAATCTTCCAAGCGGTTGAGAGATTCATTTACTTCAGATGTAGTAAGTCCATTACCTGGACAGTTTTTATCTGTTAAACGAGAGAGTACCTCTAAAGTTGTCTCTATCCATAGCTTAGGAGAAAGATCGCGATCGCAAAGCCAGGTATATTCCCAGTCAGTGTCAGGATCTTCCCAGTTATGGTCTACGCGAGTTAATAATGCTGCTAGTAAGTTCCGCGTGCGATTTTGAACCGCAGGTCCAAAGTTATCTCTCGGCATTTATCTAGTCCAGTCAATCTGGTTTTCAGGGTAAAAAGTTCAGGGAGTCAAGATCTTCCCAGAGTTATTCCCCAATGTTGGGTTAATTCCCTTAATCTTATATTCCAGATTATAAGCAGATTTTGGCTAATATCGGTGCAAATTGCTTTCGATAATGTTCCCCCATTTAACCTTGTCAAACACCCCACCAAGGTTTTTGGAGGACATCTCGTGATACAAACAAATTTTCCTGAGTTAGATCGAGCTTTTTTAGAACGATTAGCAGCAATTGATTTCGGCGCGATCGCTTTCAAACTCATGAATGCTGAAGATGGCGATAGTTGGACGCTGGAAATGGCAACTTGGGCGATCGCTCAATACCGCAGGTTCTTGGTCTTAACTTATTTATACCCCGATGAACAGATTGTGCCCAGTCGAGAAGTCGATCTAGTTTGGCATACTCATATTTTAGATACAGCCAAATATCGCGCAGACTGCAATGTTCTCTTTGGTAGGTTTATCGACCATTGGCCCTATTTTGGCATGACTGATGAAGCAGATAGACAAGCCTTAGAAGATGCTTTTACCACTACTCAAGCCTTACTAGCAAAACACTTTGGAGATGAGTTGGTGGCAAAGACGGAGAAAAATCTGAGCTTAAGTTAAAGTATCCCCTAGGTTTTTTCGTTTCCCCTAATTGCTTAAAAGCTTAACCCGATTAAGTTTCGTCTGTTTAATTTCATAGCTTGCTTCTGAAAAAAGCCCCCATTTAGATTAATTCATGTCAACTTAATCAACCCCAAAGGGGGCTTTTAAATATGTCTGATATGTCTAACCAAAAATCTGCTTTTTGCTTCCCTCGCGCTAGCTTTTGCTTTCCCAGAACCGAATCTCAAGCAGAACGTCCCAGCGTTCAACTTCAACTTGAAGATCTCTCCAAAAGCTTTAAGCGCTAAAACTCTGTAGATCTACTCTTGTGGGGTAGGCATCCTGCCTGCCCCAGTTATCAAATTTAGATGCGGAACAACTTATCAATCTGTGAAATTGAAATCTATCCCAAGAGGGCGGGTTTGATTTGATATCGATAGCTTCGGCTGAATTGGCTGGCAAAACCCGCCCCTACAAACTTTAATTAGCAATCAACAATCAACAATTAACTAGCAACTTACGTTAATATGCAAACATCTGTGAGTTCATATAAATTTGAAATTTTTGATAGTGCAGTCAAAGAACAAGAAATCGATCGGCTAAAACGTCAAATTCAACTGGTAGTACCACCAGATCCCAATTTTCTACAGCGTGTGGGCTTAAAGCCAGGAATGAAGGGACTCGATCTCGGTTGTGGAACGGGGATGACTAGCGGTGAAATTGCTAGATTTGTCGACCCTGGTGAGGTGGTTGGCGTAGATCTCAGTGAGGCAATGGTAGAAAAAGCCAGGTGGTTGCAGGAGAGGGAAAAGATTAGTAATTTATCGTTTCAACCAGGTAGTGCTGAAGATTTACCTTTTGCTGAAGGATCGTTTGATTTTGTTTATGCCCGCCTTCTATTTCAACATTTGCCACAGCCGGAACGAGCTTTAGCTAATATCTATCGAATCCTCAAGCCTGGGGGCATTTTCTGCGGGATTGATGTCGATCATAGTTGGTTTGCGCTGCACCCAGAACCAGAATCTTTCACTCAGTTATGCAAACAACTAGTAATTGCTCAACAAAACCAGGGAGGCGATCCGTTTGTGGGGCGCAAATTGGGAAGTTACTGTTGTCAAGCAAGGCTGGTTAACGTACAAACCCAGGTGAAAATAATTGATAGCGATCGCATTGGATTACCCGCCTTTTTCAGCTTACTATCCTTTGGGACACCTTACCGATCGCACCTCCCAGGTGCTGACGAGATTACCCTTCAAGCTAGAGAAAAGGTCTATGCCTTGCTCCAACAGCCGTATACTTGGGCAGGCTTTGGGATGTTTATAGTTACCGCTCGTAAGCCTCAGTCAGCTTAGGCACGTCTAAATTTCCTATCATGCTGTTAAATACTTAAACAAAATTATTTGTATATTTTGTCTTCCCTCTTTGCGATTCCCAATCCCCAATCCCCAATCCCCGATTCCCGATTCCCGATCTCAACTATCTAATTAATTTTGACCAGGTACTTAATTTCTATTTTCCCACAAAGTTCGCATCTCGGCAGCTTCTTGGGTCATTCGCAGGCGTTCAAAGCTAATTTGGGCAGATTCAGCCCAATTGCAAGCTAGAGAGGCTCTCTGGCGCTGCTTTTCTAAGAGGGCAAAATATCGCTGACAATAAGCTAAGGAACGGTAGTCGTGGTGGCGTTCGGCTGCTTCTAGCACCAGTTTCAGCAATCGTTCTGCTTGTTGCCAATCTCGATCTGCTAGGGCTAAAGTTGCCATCCAGCCTTGAATATAGGAAATCATCAACTGCCAATTAATCTCTTTTGCCTTAGCTAGAGCTTCTAGATACAAATCCTTGGCTGGGGCGTGGTTTTGGGTTCTCCAGTGGATTTCTGCCTTGCAGTAGCGGGTTTGAATCCATCGGCGGATATAGGCTTCTTCTTCCACGGGAGGCTGAAGTAGGGTTTGCGATCGCTCTAGCCAATCTTGCGCTAGTCCAAATTCCTGCTTTCTACTGTGCAAAGTGGCGAGGTAAATGGCGATATCAAATTGAAATTGCCAATTTTGCGAGTCAGAGAGTTGCCATGCTTGTTTTCCCAGGGCGATCGCCTCTCCATTGGGATCGGTTTCGTTAAGATGAGCTAGGGTGCGGCTTTTGTGATACATTCCTTCTGCTACTGTGGCTGGCTCTTGGCGTTGTTGAGCGGTGGCAATTAACCAATCTAGCCAATCCAACCTTTCCAGCCAATGTCCGCCAAATAGAGTATAACCTTTCAATCTTTGCCAAAAATCCCGGAAATCTGCAAATCTTCCTTGTTCGCGACACCATTCCACCACGGTGCGGAGATTCATCCAGTCTGCATCTATGAAACTATAATCTTGCCACTCTTGCCAATCTAGAGCTAAACAGGGTTGAGTCAGCTTCAGATACCACCCTACCCAGCGATTTTGGATGTCTGAGATGTTGCTAGAGGAATCTTGATAATCGGCGCGGATGTATTGGCGAGTTAAAGAGTGAATCGTGTACCGTTCCTGTTGAATTTCTAGTAATGAGCGTCTAAATAGCTGATTCAGTCCTAGTTTGGTTGTGGTGACTTCAGTTGTATTCAAGGCAACATAAGCCAAAGACTCTAGCGACGCAGGTTGTGGAAACAGGGCTATAGCCGTTAGCAATTGTGCTGCTGGTTGTCCTCGAAATTGACGAAAGGAGTCCTCAAAACAATAGTAAGCTAAGTCTTGGTTGGAGCGATCGAAGCCAGTGGGAATGGTGTCTGGAACCATTCCACCAACGGCAATTTGCCCGATGGTGTAAACAATGGATAATGGCAATCCGGCGGTTTTGGGGTAAATGCTTTGGATATCTGAATGGCTCAGTTGGATACCCTTTTGTTGAGCTTGATGCTCGATTAGCTCTAAACTCTCTTCAGCATTGAGGCAATCTAGCCCAATTATAGTCCCCAAACCTGTTTTGACCCGGCTGGTTAAAACTACTTTGACGTTAGGAGGAATTTCTTGGAGGAATCCCAATACAAAATCTTGCTGTTCTAAAGTTTCCAAGTTATCAATCGTCAGCAAACACGATTGACGGGAAAGACTGTCTATGATGGCATCAAGTTGAGCTTCTAAAGTTGGGGGAAGGCGATCGAAGTGGTTTAAAGTCTGATTGATGACACGAAAGATATCTCCCAAATTCCGTTCGGAACGCAACCGCCTAGGGAAGCTAGAACCCATGAAACATTGAGATTGGGCGGAAATAAAAATTATTGCTTCAAAGCTAGGTATTTCAGGAAACAGCTCGGGATTTTGGCTGGCTTGCAAGCAGCGATGAGCCACTTCTAAAGCTAAGGCGCTTTTCCCTACTCCACCTAATCCTTCAATAGTAATTAGATTGGTGTTGTTGTGATGATGAGAGAGGAGTTCGAGTAATTTAGTTATTTCTTGTTTGCGTCCAATTAAAGTGCCGTGCTGGCGAGTAGGTAAGTTGTGCTGAGCAGAAATAAGGCGCTGAGGCACGATTTTAGTTATATCACTCGTCAAAGTTGTGGGTAAGACAGGTCGATCGACCAGTTTTTTCGGATCTATACCTTTACTTTCGTCCCACTTCTGCTCAAACTTTTCTAAATTGACTTCTGTACTCTTATGCCAAAGCTTGATGGTAAAGTGCCAATAAGATGAACCCTGACGCTTATCGCGGTTATCTTCCAAAATACCCAAAGATTTGAGGACGCGCAAATCGTGTCGGAAGGTTTCTTTCAACTGTGGGAGATCCTTTTTGGGATCTTGAGGGAATAATAATTTGACGAGAGGTTCTAATTCACTGCGAACAATCAGCGTCCGAAAGTTATCGTAGTTAACAGATACCTTGTCTTGAAAGTATTTATCTTCAGCGTCTGTTAGTCCTAGATCGTCATTGACGTAAGCTAATAATCGTTTGAGCCACTCTTTGATTCTTTCTTTAACGCGATCGCTTGTACTTATACGTCCCATCACTAGTTAGTTATTAATAACTAAGTAATTAATTAGGGCAGATCCCGAAGTTCAAGATTTGTCCCGAAGTCTGTATCCTTTATACCACAATAAGTTCAGCCGCAGTAAGTATTAGTTTGATTCAGGAAAATTTTTCATGGATTATAGAAATATGACTCAAGAAAAGGGCAATGTGAAGAAGACTAGTCATAAGTGACTATTTCTACTCAGGACTATTTCATGCTTGAAGGGTCATGGACGAACCTAAAAACCCACAGTTTTAGGTGGTAAAATTCCTGTTCGCATTTCTGTACCACATTCTTACGTTCCCGCCAAAAGTTGAATATCCATTAGTGGGGTAGTCCTGTGGGCTATCTCACTGTTTTTTGGCAAAAAATGACTTTATTGCCTCAATATGTTACCTGCTGTGAATGCGATCGCTTACCATAAAAGTAATCTCATCTAGTTAACCATGAATTATTCCCCAGTTGCGATCGCTTTGGGTAGCAATCTCGGTAACTCATTTCAAATTTTGGCAGGTGCATTGGAGATGTTAGATACTACCCTAGGAGTACGTTTAGAAAAGCGTTCTAGTTGGTATCTCAGTGCGCCTATTGGCCCTCCCCAACCAGATTATATCAACGGTTGTGCGATCGCTTCTACGGAACTAACTCCGCCACAGTTTTTGGCTACTTTACAACATATTGAACATCAATTTGGGCGCATTCGCACGGAACATTGGGGACCAAGAACTCTGGATTTAGATTTACTATTGTATGGAGATTTAATATTAGATACTCCAGATCTCCAAATTCCTCATCCTCGAATGGGAGAAAGGGCTTTTGTGTTGGTTCCTTTAGCTGAAATTGCACCTGATTGGGTAGATCCTGTTTCTCAACTTCAGATTCAAGAACTTTTGAAAAAAGTAGATTCTTCGGGGATTG
Above is a genomic segment from Merismopedia glauca CCAP 1448/3 containing:
- a CDS encoding class I SAM-dependent methyltransferase, which encodes MSSYKFEIFDSAVKEQEIDRLKRQIQLVVPPDPNFLQRVGLKPGMKGLDLGCGTGMTSGEIARFVDPGEVVGVDLSEAMVEKARWLQEREKISNLSFQPGSAEDLPFAEGSFDFVYARLLFQHLPQPERALANIYRILKPGGIFCGIDVDHSWFALHPEPESFTQLCKQLVIAQQNQGGDPFVGRKLGSYCCQARLVNVQTQVKIIDSDRIGLPAFFSLLSFGTPYRSHLPGADEITLQAREKVYALLQQPYTWAGFGMFIVTARKPQSA
- a CDS encoding glycine-rich domain-containing protein, with product MIQTNFPELDRAFLERLAAIDFGAIAFKLMNAEDGDSWTLEMATWAIAQYRRFLVLTYLYPDEQIVPSREVDLVWHTHILDTAKYRADCNVLFGRFIDHWPYFGMTDEADRQALEDAFTTTQALLAKHFGDELVAKTEKNLSLS
- the folK gene encoding 2-amino-4-hydroxy-6-hydroxymethyldihydropteridine diphosphokinase, with product MNYSPVAIALGSNLGNSFQILAGALEMLDTTLGVRLEKRSSWYLSAPIGPPQPDYINGCAIASTELTPPQFLATLQHIEHQFGRIRTEHWGPRTLDLDLLLYGDLILDTPDLQIPHPRMGERAFVLVPLAEIAPDWVDPVSQLQIQELLKKVDSSGIVLSNDNSRLG
- a CDS encoding AAA family ATPase, which gives rise to MGRISTSDRVKERIKEWLKRLLAYVNDDLGLTDAEDKYFQDKVSVNYDNFRTLIVRSELEPLVKLLFPQDPKKDLPQLKETFRHDLRVLKSLGILEDNRDKRQGSSYWHFTIKLWHKSTEVNLEKFEQKWDESKGIDPKKLVDRPVLPTTLTSDITKIVPQRLISAQHNLPTRQHGTLIGRKQEITKLLELLSHHHNNTNLITIEGLGGVGKSALALEVAHRCLQASQNPELFPEIPSFEAIIFISAQSQCFMGSSFPRRLRSERNLGDIFRVINQTLNHFDRLPPTLEAQLDAIIDSLSRQSCLLTIDNLETLEQQDFVLGFLQEIPPNVKVVLTSRVKTGLGTIIGLDCLNAEESLELIEHQAQQKGIQLSHSDIQSIYPKTAGLPLSIVYTIGQIAVGGMVPDTIPTGFDRSNQDLAYYCFEDSFRQFRGQPAAQLLTAIALFPQPASLESLAYVALNTTEVTTTKLGLNQLFRRSLLEIQQERYTIHSLTRQYIRADYQDSSSNISDIQNRWVGWYLKLTQPCLALDWQEWQDYSFIDADWMNLRTVVEWCREQGRFADFRDFWQRLKGYTLFGGHWLERLDWLDWLIATAQQRQEPATVAEGMYHKSRTLAHLNETDPNGEAIALGKQAWQLSDSQNWQFQFDIAIYLATLHSRKQEFGLAQDWLERSQTLLQPPVEEEAYIRRWIQTRYCKAEIHWRTQNHAPAKDLYLEALAKAKEINWQLMISYIQGWMATLALADRDWQQAERLLKLVLEAAERHHDYRSLAYCQRYFALLEKQRQRASLACNWAESAQISFERLRMTQEAAEMRTLWENRN